One part of the Diadema setosum chromosome 6, eeDiaSeto1, whole genome shotgun sequence genome encodes these proteins:
- the LOC140229997 gene encoding uncharacterized protein, translating into MDDECMIRRAQIWPDNVINMEEDEHENHNDNKEGGSGEISTASAATEQHGADCSDLDTCGWSAAPGGRFQALNAGCTVGKTRGKLFGMMSKMDLRQQHTCEECGRSFNQMRVLLMHQKAHAGEQDQMAEGDNEENKSEFDQSQKCSGDILMGSAEVEVEGCEDAQSSLPIKDGEQHVRNCLQEVGEQFVKGANQERRPDGGESDMPEQNYKMSTQGKRKEFPCNICGKVFNIPSLLRRHLIVHTGEKPYACRFCGKCFGQKATRQRHEVTHMRLTQPHVCKECGEGFTTLEKLEQHQKATHSLTDQCAIGQTGVDKKCFKSTKVDLTSKMNMISSKPDEKMCSPNGDLDKPSSSSDSTLPQDSPAGDSEPSSIRGSLHISKQFHLFICPICDKDFIQRSNLIRHSRSHTGERPFQCRECGKSFIQKSTCLRHERSHTGELYICPECGNGFTQKNGLQKHRLIHAGVKPHKCRFCDQRFTQKVTCKRHESIHTGERPFVCQECDKSFTRRTSLDRHAKSHRQKHCSR; encoded by the coding sequence ATGGATGATGAATGTATGATTCGGAGAGCTCAAATATGGCCTGATAATGTTATTAACATGGAGGAGGATGAACATGAAAATcacaatgacaacaaagaagGTGGAAGTGGTGAAATATCAACTGCAAGTGCTGCCACTGAGCAGCACGGGGCTGATTGCAGTGATCTCGACACATGCGGATGGTCTGCCGCCCCAGGAGGGCGGTTCCAGGCGCTGAATGCCGGCTGCACTGTTGGGAAAACGAGAGGAAAACTGTTTGGCATGATGAGCAAGATGGACCTGCGACAGCAGCACACATGTGAGGAGTGCGGACGCAGCTTCAACCAGATGCGTGTCCTGCTCATGCACCAAAAGGCACATGCAGGAGAGCAAGATCAGATGGCGGAAGGCGACAATGAGGAGAACAAGTCGGAGTTTGACCAATCACAAAAATGCAGTGGTGACATATTGATGGGGAGTGCTGAAGTGGAGGTCGAGGGGTGCGAGGACGCCCAGAGCTCCCTCCCTATCAAGGATGGTGAGCAGCATGTCCGAAACTGCCTCCAGGAAGTTGGTGAACAGTTTGTAAAGGGTGCCAACCAGGAAAGAAGACCAGACGGAGGAGAGTCTGACATGCCAGagcaaaattacaaaatgtcaaCGCAGGGTAAGAGGAAGGAATTTCCCTGTAACATCTGTGGGAAAGTCTTCAACATCCCTTCCCTCCTGCGCCGCCATCTGATCGTGCACACGGGAGAGAAGCCTTATGCCTGCAGGTTCTGCGGCAAATGCTTTGGGCAGAAGGCAACGCGACAGAGACATGAAGTAACGCACATGCGTTTGACACAGCCGCATGTGTGCAAAGAATGTGGGGAGGGATTTACAACTCTCGAGAAGCTAGAGCAGCACCAAAAAGCAACTCATAGTCTCACCGACCAGTGCGCCATTGGTCAAACAGGAGTAGACAAGAAGTGTTTTAAGTCAACAAAAGTTGACTTAACATCAAAGATGAATATGATATCTAGTAAGCCAGATGAAAAAATGTGTTCACCGAATGGAGATTTGGACAAGccctcttccagcagtgactcaACTTTACCTCAGGACAGCCCTGCAGGAGACTCTGAGCCTTCATCAATAAGGGGCAGCTTGCACATATCTAAACAGTTTCACCTGTTCATCTGCCCAATCTGCGACAAGGACTTCATCCAGCGCAGCAACTTGATTCGTCACAGCCGTAGTCACACTGGTGAGCGGCCTTTCCAGTGCCGGGAGTGTGGCAAGAGTTTCATCCAGAAATCCACCTGCCTGCGCCATGAGCGCTCACACACTGGCGAGCTGTACATCTGCCCGGAGTGCGGCAACGGCTTCACCCAGAAAAATGGCCTCCAGAAGCACCGCCTGATCCATGCTGGTGTGAAGCCGCACAAGTGCCGGTTCTGTGACCAGCGGTTCACGCAGAAGGTGACCTGCAAGCGGCACGAGTCGATCCACACAGGGGAGAGACCATTTGTCTGCCAGGAGTGCGACAAGTCATTTACTCGGAGGACTTCTCTAGATAGACATGCTAAATCTCACCGTCAGAAACACTGCTCCCGCTGA